TACAAGGAGCGACTGACCCCGTGATCCCGCCTTTCGTCGATTTGTCTCCGACGATGCAGCATAAGCCGTACAACTCCCCCGGTCCAGCTTTGCTGGGACGCGCAGCGGCAGCGGTCAAGGTGGACGGTGAGGAAGTCCGCCTTATGAAGGACCTCACCATGACAGTGGAACAACTCCAGGATCGCCGTGCGTTGCTAGCCCGCATTGATGCTTTCCGCACAGCCCAAGAGCGGACAGGGGGATTGCCCGTTGATACTTATCACGAGCGGGCGTTCGATGTGCTGACATCGCCGAAATTGGTGCAAGCCCTTGATGTCAGCCGGGAACCCCTGCATGTACGGGAACGCTATGGCAAAGGATCGCCCCGCCATCTAGGAGACGGCGGACCCATGTGGAACGAGCAATTGCTCATGGCCCGGCGGTTGGTGGAAGCCGGATGCCGAGTGGTTACCGTGGCCTATGGTTTCTGGGACACACATGGTGGCAACTTCCGCTATCTCAAGCAGCATCTGCCCTTATTCGACCGCGGTATTTCCGCCCTGATCGAAGACATATATGCCCGTGGATTGGACCGGGATGTGACGATCTGCGTTTCGACCGAGTTTGGCCGAACGCCCAAGATCAACAAGGATGCCGGCCGCGACCATTGGGCCAGAGTGAACTGCGCATTGCTGGCGGGGGGTGGTATGCGCACGGGTCAAGTGATTGGCAGCACCGACAGTGCCGCTGCTGAAGCGAAAGACGATCCGATTCCCTACCCCAACATTCTTGCCACCATTTATCGGAACTTGGGCATTGATCCGCACGGCATGGTCTATGATGTCAGCAACCGGCCTACCCCGATTTTGCCGAGTGTTTATGCACCAATCGAGAAGGTGTATTGAGCAATTCCCGCTCCAAAACGGACTGCGTCCCAGGAGGCAGGTACGACTCGGCGACAATTTCTTGGGGCTGGCCGCTTAGAAAGCGCTAGGATCGTAGTGAACCGGGACATCGATCATATTTGCCCTGGGAAAGTGCCTTCCGCCCAAACCCAGGTCAGGGAGACTTGGGTTGAACCTGCGGGGGCATAAGTTTTCACCGGAAAGAGTGTTGGGGAGTAGGGAAAGCCCCACTACGGACATCATGGCAGAAAGTTTCGATCGCGGCTTTGATCGTGTTACCCAAGTCGGCATAGCGTTTGACGAATTTGGGTTGAAAATCAGGGTACAATCCCAGCAAATCGTGGAAGACGAGGACCTGGCCATCGCATTGGGATCCTGCTCCGATGCCAATCGTTGGGACAGGAATAGCGGCTGTGATTTCAGCAGCGAGAGCGGCGGGGATACTTTCCAGAACGACGGCAAAGACGCCTGCCTCAACGATGGCTTGAGCATCCGCTAAGAGTGCGTCCCGATCACGCTGGACGCGAAAGCCCCCCAACTGATGGACGGACTGCGGTGTCAGCCCCACATGACCCATCACAGGAATACCGGCTTGCACACAGGCGCGGATCATAGGTGCTGTGCGGACGCCGCCTTCCAGCTTCACAGCCTGAGCACCGCTGGACTTGAGGAGTTTGCCGGCACTTCGCACGGCTTGGGCTGGGCTGATCTGATAGCTGAGAAAGGGAAGATCAGCGATGACCAATGCTTGACGAACCCCCCGCATCACACAGCGAGTATGATAAATCATCTGCCCGAGAGTAACGGGTAGCGCCGTGGAGTGGCCTTGCACCACCATGCCCAATGAGTCGCCCACTAAAATGGCGTCTACCCCTGCCGCATCGCACCAGTAGGCGGAGGTATAATCATAAGCCGTGACGACTACTAGTTTACGCCCTTGTCCTTTGGCTGCGCGGAAGTCCGGAACGGTGACTGGACGAGAGGTAAGAGGGGAACTCATAGCAGTCCGGGCCTCGAAAATGGAAATAACTTGTTGTCATTGTACCGATTCATGGGAGAAGCGAGGCAGAGTGGGAGCATGTGATAGAATACCATAGGAACAAAATGACCAATCACCGCAGCGAGCCACCGTTATGGCTTCCTCTCTTGTTACCCGATCAGAGACTCGGATAGAGGCAGACGAAGGCCGATCTCATGATCCTGCGGCGCGGCGTGCTATCGTCCTGTACGATGGCCAATGTCCCCTTTGCCGGGCGACGGTCCGGTTGTTGCAGCGTCTCGACTGGTTACGACAGCTACACTTTCAGGATTGCCGCCGGGTAGATGAATGGCCGCCTGCCCCTGTGCCTCTCTCCCTCGATCGCCTCCTCGAAGAGATGCATGTGATTACTCCGGATCGACGGCGTGTTTATGCGGGATACCGTGCCTTTCGTTGGATCGCCTGGCGACTGCCCTTGCTCATACCTTGGGCGCCGTGGCTATACCTTCCCGGTGTCCCCTGGGTAGGTCAGCGCCTGTATCGATGGGTGGCTCGACATCGTTACCAACTCGTTCCTTGCCATAACGGGATGTGCCAAGTGGTTCCCCCTCAATCATCACCTCCATCCTGAGTGGATGTTTGCTATTCACGACCTGTGGAGAGTAAGCTGGTTATAGGTTGGTATAGGGGTTTGGTTAGGCTACCCTGCAAATAGGAAGGGAAAAGTCTCCAATGGAGTCAGTTGATCTTTGAGAAGGCGGACACATGGCAGAGCTGGAGTTGCTGGGGAGCCAGAAACATGTCAGAGCCGGAGGATACAAGGGGAGGGCAAGCGGGGGATCAAGGCAAATTTGCGTGGCGGGCCTTTTTTCAGCAGACGACACGACCGTTGTTCGTGCTCGGCTCCTCGCGGCGCATCCGTTTTGTGAATGCAGCATGGGAAGAGCTGACGGGCCAGAAGGCAGAAGCAGTCCGCGGTTTGGTATGTAGCCGCCGGCGACATAGTACAGCTCTGGCCGCAGCTTTGGCCCCGACTCCTGAAGCTTTAGCAGGTCGGCCAGACCGTGTCCGCCGTCCGGCTCCCCACGCTCGACCGGGCACGCAATGGTGGGACATTCATTTTCTGCCCCTCCCTTCTGCCCAGGGCCTCTACGGCTGGCTGGGGTCCATTGAGGTCATCGGGGAAAAAGCAACGGGAGCAACCCGCAAACTTCCGGCTTTCCTGGCTGAGATCCGAGCGCGGCACGCTGACGCCTTCCGTTGGGAGGGACTGGAGGGAGACGAAACACGCCTCCAGCTTTGGGTGTCGCAATTGCGGCATGCCGCGGCAGTCGAGGCTCCGTTGTGGCTGGTGGGACCGGCGGGGAGCGGAAAGGAAACCACCGCTCGGATCGTCCATTCCTACAGCCCTCGGCGTTTGGCTGCATTTGTGGCTCTAGACTGTGCGGGCTTGCAACCTTACTTGGTGGAAGCTCTCCTGTTCGCTCCTGGAAATGTCCTAGAGGGAGGACACGCTGGGACGATTTACCTGAAATCCCCTCAGTTATTGCCCCGCGATTTACAGCAACAGATTGCTGAACTGGCCCAGAATCTCGCGGGGTCTGTCCGTTGGATGGTCGGCACTGACCGTCCTGCCCTGGAGCTTACAACCGCAGGACTAATTCTGCCGGAACTGGCAACCACCCTAGCTATACTCGAAATCCATATTCCCCCACTCTCGGTTCGCTGGCCTTGCTTGAGCCATTGGCTGCAAAGCTGGTGTGCACGCTCTCATGTGAGTGAGGAAGTGGTGGAACTGTTGCAGGCGTGGCCTTGGCAGCGCGGATTGCGGGAATTACGTCAGGTCCTTGAGCAAGCGCATCTCCGCGCGCAAGACCAACCTCTTCAACGAGAGCATCTTCCTTTAGCTTTGCGCTTGCATGCTGAACATGCTCCCGTTGTCCAGCAGCCGATTCCCTTGCCCTCCTTGGATACGATCCTGCAAGCTGTTGAGAGACAGTTGATTGAATTGGCATTGCGCCAATGCCGCTACAATCAGACCGCGGCTGCGGAACGCTTGGGCATTCCCCGCAATCGCCTCCTGCGGCGGATCGAAGCCCTAGGCTTATCAGTGCCGCCTGAGACTCCGAAGTCATAGTTATTGTTATTTCGGGGCGGCAGGATACTCCCTTGTACGATGTGGAATCCCAGATGATGCGGACAGGGTAACAGCCGAACGAATACGGGCCTTCGAGGGGAGGCTTGGCTATCATGCGTCTGCCTCGGATCATGGTGTGGGAATCAGATGGCTGGATGGCCCGGCAACTGCGCGAACTGGCCGCAGAGAACCGCTGGTTGCTTCGTTCCGTTCGTTCTGCCCGACGGTTACGCCAGGTATTGAATGCCGGCGGAGTTTGCGGTGTGTGCTTGCTCCAATTCGAGCCATGGTCGGAACGACGTGAACCGATCGAACTATTGGCCGAGATGCACCTTCGTTGGCCGGATGTGGCGGTGGTCGCTGTGTCGGATGTCAAGCTTCCGGAAGCTGAACGCGCCGCCTGGACAGCCGCCTTGTTCGATTTGGGAGCACGCTATGTCCTCTTTCCACCGCTGACAAAGCCAGTCTTGGAGGATGTGGTCAGTGGACTGATGCTGGCTACCCTACGGCGCGTGATCGGAGAGGAGGAAGCGTCCCAAATAACCCGACCGGCCCGTTCCGAACTAGTAGCTCAAGATCGTTCAGCAATTGTACCGTCGCCGAAGAAAAACGAAATCATCGATCTGGCCCAGGAAGAGGATGAGGTATGACTCCTCACCTGATCCCGGCGTGGGAGTTGCCTGTGTTGGATCTCCGGCGGTGTAACGCGTGTGGCTTGTGCGTGATAGTCTGCCCCACTCAATGCCTGCGCGGCAGTCGCCTAGGACCGTGGTTGATCCGACCGCTGGATTGTCTCGCCTGCGCAGCCTGCGTTGTAGTGTGTCCGAAGAATGCTCTGCAAATGGTTAATCTCTCTGATGTCGAGGAACCTTTACCTTAGAGATGAGACCAGCGGAAACCACTTTTTTCCATCCTTGGCCGACTGGCAGAACCGGCGAGTTTTTTCTATCCTGCACCATTGCCATCTGAGGGAACAGCGGCTAGTTCCATCCTTGCCTTGCATTGCTGGAGTGGTTCTGCCCCCCGTATACCTTCTCTATCCCTAGATTTACGAGGTTATGCCATGCGTACACACCGTGGGTTCACCGGCCTGATTCTGGCTGGATTGGTGCTGGGTTGGGCTGTTATCTTCGGCTCCACCACCTTGACAGCGCAGGGTTCCCCCAGCTTCACCCCTCAGGACAAAAAACAAGAGGGCAAGACAGGCGATAAGAAAACGGAAGTAAAGAAGGTCAAATCGAAAATCATCGTCAAGGTGCCCGATGAGGATGCTGAACTGAAGATCGAAGGAAAATTGACCAAACCGACAGGATTGGTCCGCGAGTTTGTAACGCCAGAAATTGAGGAAGGCAAAGCGTATATCTACGAGTTTACAGTCATCTGGCGGCCCAATAACTACACAGAGCTGACCCGCACGAAGGTGGTCAATTTTAAGGGTGGGGACCTCATTCAGGTGGATTTGAGCAAGCCGGATCCCAACAATCCGGATAAAGCCAAAGTGCGTTGGGTTCCTACACCCGATGACATTGTGGCAGAGATGGTCAAACTCGCGGGGGTTAAGAAGGGAGACGTTGTGTATGAGCCAGGGCCAGGGGATGGGCGCGTTCTCATCGCCTGTGTCAAGAGCGGTGCCGATAAGGCCGTTGGCATTGAATTGGATCCGAAAAAGGCCGAGGAAGCGCGAGCCAATGCCAAAAAGGCAGGTGTAGAAGACAAAGTGGAAATCCGTGTCGGCGATGCCCTGCAAGTCAAAGACTACGGCAATGCCACGGTCATCATGTTGTATATGGGCGATGAGTTCAATAATCTGTTACGCCCCCTCTTGGAAAAACAACTCAAGCCGGGCACGCGGATTGTTTCCCACCGCTTTACGATGGGAGATTGGAAACCGGATAAGACCATCACTGTCATGGGACAGGATGGCGATGAGTATGTCCTTCACCTATGGATCGTCAAGAAACCGCAAGAAACGCCTCCTCCCGAAAACAAAAAATAGTAGCCAGGCGTATAAAAAGCCCCATCTCCCCCACAAGGGCGGGTTGGTGAAAGTTTTGCTGGGATCTGGCAATAACTCTCCCTGGACGACACTGCTCCAAATCTGAGAGCTGGTATAATAGGTGGCAGGGGGGAGCGAGGAGCTTCCCCCGTGCTGTTTTTTGCAGAAAGGTCAAAATTTCCAGCACTCTTCACCGCGGGGAATACTCCCTCCACATCATGAGTACCAATGACCTAGCAACTCGCATTCTTCAGGTAATTACGGCGGCCAATTATACTCCGCTCAAAGCCAAGGCTCTTTTTTCCCGCTTGAAGTTGGGAGGTGAGGCGTATGCCGCATTTCGCAAGACGCTCAAGCGGCTGGTCCAAACAGGCCAGGTGGTAATAGGCCGCGGGCATACCATCCGTCCGGCAGAGCCGTTTGCAACCGTGGTGGGGATTTATCGCCGCGTCCCGACGGGTCATGGTTATGTACGCCCTCACGCTGTGGATGGTACGCCCCAAGCTGCCGACATTTTCATCCGTGCGGATCGCGCTTTGGATGCTGCCACAGGCGACGAGGTTCTGGTGCGTGTCCTGCGGCCAGCCAGCAAGACACGCGATGCCTCCGGAGAAATTGTTCAGGTCCTGGAACGGGCCACACGGACTTTTGTCGGTACTTACTTCGAGCGGGAAGGGCAAGGGTTCGTGCGGGTCGATGGCAATGTCTTTACGCATAGCGTATCCGTCGGGGATGCTGGAGCCAAAGGAGCCAAAGCTGGCGATAAGGTCGTGGTAGAAATGCTCCGTTTTCCCACACCGGAAGAGCGCGGGGAAGGGGTCATCACGGAGGTCCTGGGTCCTTTACATCAGCCCGGTGTGGATACGCTGACAGTGATCCGGGCGTTTGGGTTGCCCGACACCTTTCCAGCCGAGGTGCTGGCGGAAGCCCGGCAAGTCGCCTCGCAGTTCGAGGATATGCCATTGCAGGGCCGTGAGGACTTCACCCACGAGCTGGTGGTCACTATTGACCCCCCTGATGCCAAGGACTTTGACGATGCTGTTAGTGTCAGTGTGGATCCAAAGAGCCGGCATTGGATACTGTCCGTGCACATCGCAGATGTCGGGGCCTTTGTCAAAGCAGGAGGTGCCCTGGATCAGGAAGCCCGGCGGCGAGGAACCAGCGTTTACCTTCCCCAAAAAGTCCTGCCTATGTTTCCGGAAGTCTTGTCCAACGGCTTGGCCTCATTACAGGAAGGGAAAGTCCGGTGGGTCAAGACGGTGCGCTTGGAGTACACCCCTCACTTGCAGAAAGGAAGTGTGACGTTTCACAATGCGGTAATCCGCAATCGCCGCCGGTTTACTTACGATCAAGTCCAAGCGGTCCTGGACGAATTGGAGCGGCGCGAACAGGCAGGCTGGCCACCGGCGCGAGTGATTGCAGAACCGGTGGGCCAAGTCGAGGTGGAGTTGGTGGCTTTGATCCGCCGCATGCGAGACTTGGCTCGCTTACTGCGGAAAAAGCGGCTGCGCCGGGGAGCGCTGGAGCTGGAAATGCCGGAGACTGTGCTGGAATACGATGATCAGGGACGAATCTGTGGCGCTCACTACGCTACCCACACCTTCAGCCACCGGATCATCGAGGAGTTCATGTTGGCGGCGAACGAGGCAGTGGCCGAGCATCTGACGGCCCATGGGGTGCTCTTCTTGCGCCGGGTTCACCCTCCGCCACAAGAGGATAAATTGGCGGCATTCGCCCAATTCGCCGCCTTGCTTGGTTATCCCCTCCGCCGGCCCCAGGATCGCTTCGAGTTGCAACGGGTCCTGCAAGAAACCGCCGACAAGCCGGAACGTGCCGCCTTGCACTATGCCCTCCTCCGCAGCCTCAAACAAGCGGTTTATTCCCCCATTGCCGAGGAACATTACGCCTTGGCCCTCCGTCACTATTGCCACTTCACCTCGCCCATCCGCCGTTACCCGGATTTGCAAGTCCATCGTCAGCTCGACCGCTTGCTCCGCCGCAAGAAACCTGTGGCACAAAAGGATGAACTGATCGCCCTCGGTGATCATTGCTCCAAAATGGAGCGCCGAGCTGAGTTGGCGGAGCGAGAACTTGTCAAGCTCAAGGTGCTGACCTATCTCAGCGAACGGATCGGCGAACGCTTTGACGCCGTCATTACTGGGGTGGCCGATTACGGCTTCTATGCCCAGGCAGAAAAATTCCCTGCCGAAGGGTTGGTGCACATCTCCTCGCTGGTGGACGACTACTACTGGTACGATGCCGACAGCTACACTTTGCAGGGGCAGCGTACCGGCCGCCGCTTTCGATTGGGAGATCGCGTCCGTGTCGAAGTGGCCCGCGTGGACTTGGTCCGGCGACTGTTGGATTTCCGCTTGGCCGGCGATTTGGACGAATCACCCCGGAAAGCCTCTCATCGAAAATGGCCGCGCTTGGGGCGATCGCCCCGCCATTTCCGCAGAGGGGACGATGAACAGGATTGATCTTGGCCCTCCCCAAGTGTCCAGTCTTCGGAGGCTGAACTATCCCGCAGTGGTGATTGTCAACCGGTTGGCTACCGCCGCGGATTTGCGACCGCGGAATGGGGCCACAACGAAGAAAACAACCCAGCATCTCTCCATTGTGGCAACGCAACCTTGGATTTGCTCAGGAATGGAACAATCAATGGAACAATCCGTAGCAAAACCGGACCCAATTCAGAACCAGGCATTCGAGCCAAACCGCAACTTCCCGGCTTCTTCACACAATTTCACCGTTGCACCGCTGGACGCTGGCAGCGGCAGTGCTTACGATAAAAACAAACGGTTGCAGAGGGCGTGGCCCCGGCTGAATCGGTCAGTCGGCGGCCACATCTAATTTTCGGAGGACTGCTTGCTCAGTCTACGCGCTTCTGCAGCCCAATAACACTCCCCTTCTATCCAGCAAGGGGAGGGGATTTTCTGTCTTTTGAGGAACCGGTGCACGAACTGGTCGCATAACGATGCTGAAACTTGACAAAGTACGCAACATTGGCATCATGGCTCACGTGGACGCAGGGAAAACTACGACCACGGAGCGCATTCTGTATTACAGCGGAACCAAGCATAAGGTTGGCGATGTCGATACAGGGGATACCACCACCGACTTCGATCCGCTGGAGAAGCAGAAAGGGATCACGATCAATTCGGCGGCTGTTTCCGTGGAGTGGGGTGATCACACCATCAATATCATCGATACTCCCGGTCACGTTGATTTTACCGCAGAAGTGGAGCGTTCCCTGCGCGTCCTCGATGGAGCGGTCGGTGTATTCTGCGCTGTGGGGGGCGTGGAGGTTCAGTCGGAGACGGTCTGGCGGCAGGCCAACAAATATAAAGTGCCCCGGATTGCCTACGTCAACAAGCTGGATCGGATGGGGGCGGACTTCTGGGGATGTGTGCGCCAAATCGAAGAGAAGCTGCTCACCAAGCCTGCCGTGGTCACCATTCCGGCGGGTCAGGATTCCGCCTTCGAGGGGTTGATTGATCTGATCGAAATGAAGTTCATCACGCGCGACGAAAACGACGTCACGAAGCGCAACTTCTTTGTCCACCCCATACCGGACAAGTATCGAGCCGAGGCAGAAAAAGCCCGCGAGCAACTGCTCGATGTCGTCTCGGCGGCCTGTGACGAAATCACCGAGTTGGTTCTGGAGGGTAAGCCCGTACCCGCCGAATTGATCCGTAAAGCATTACGGCGGGGTACTCTCAGCGGCCAGTTTACTCCTATCCACTGCGGTTCGTCCAAGCTCTTCCAAGGCGTGCAGCAATTGCTGGACTTGATCGTCGATTGTTTGCCCAGTCCCGTGGATCGTCCTCCGGTGGAAGGGATCAATCCAAAGACCAAGGAAGTGGAATATCGCCGTCCGGATGCCTCGGAGCCATTTACGGCGCTGGCCTTCAAAACGGTCGCGGAGTCCACGGGCGACCTCGTTTATATTCGGATTTATTCCGGTGAGATGAAACCGGGTGCTACCTACCTGAATACCACCTTGAACAAATCCGAACGGGTGGTCCGCTTCTATCGCATGATGGGAGATAAACGGATCGAGCTGGAATCGGCAGGGCCGGGAGATATTGTCGCCGCGATTGGTCTAAAACAAACGGCGACGGGGCATACCCTCTGCGATCCCGAGTCACCAATTGCCTTGGAATCGATCACCTTCCCCAAGCCGGTGGTGTCTGCCGCTTTGTCCTTCGCGCGGACCTTAGACAGCGGCAAGGTGGGCGAAGCCCTGTCCCGTTTGGTGCGCGATGATCCGACCCTCAAGGCCCATACCGATGAGGAAACGAAAGAAACCATTCTCAGCGGCATGGGGGAATTGCACCTGGAAATCAGTCTGGAGAAACTGCGTCGTTCTCTGAACTTGCCGCAGGGAGACCCCCAAGTGCAGTTGGGTAAGCCCCGTGTGGCCTATCGCCAGACCTTCGCCAAGGAGGTCGATCTGGAGTACCGCTACATCAAACAGACGGGTGGGCGCGGGAAGTATGCTGTCATCAATGTACGGTATAAGCCCCTCTCGGCGGAGGATATTGCAGACCGCATTCGGGAGATCGAGCAACGGAATGATCCGAAAATCAAACCCGACCCCAACAATATCTACTTCGTTAATTCCATCACTCAAGGGGTGATTCCGAAGGAATATATTCCTTCGGTGGAGGAAGGACTCCGTGATGCCGCCAAGCGGGGATACAAGTACCCCTTCCCCTTTGTGGACCTGGAATTTGAGCTGCACTTCGGTAAGTACCATCCTGTGGATTCGTCGCAGGATGCCTTCTATCTGTGCGCTCTAGAGGCCTTCCGGGACGCCGAGGAAAAGGCCGGCATTGTATTGCTGGAGCCGATCATGAAGGTGGTCGTGGTTTGCCCCAAGCAATATCAGGGTGCTATCAGCGGTGACATCAGCCGCCGCCGGGGTATGATCGAGGAAACCAGCGAAGACAAGGGAATCGCTCAGGTGGTTGCCAAGATTCCCTTAGCCAACCTGTTTGGGTATACTAATGATTTGCGGGGTGCCACGGGTGGTACAGCGAGCTTCTCGATGGAATTCAGCCATTATGCCCCGGTACCGATCGAGCTGGCGGACCTGCCCAAGAAGGATGACAAAAAGAAGTAAGTCCGAAGGGGAGGGATCCTGTCAGACGGCCAAGAATACCTACCTGGTGTGCGTGAAAGGGGAGGTAAGGTTCGGAAAGACCGGCTTGCTCAAACTGGCTGTCCTTAGATGAGTCCCAAGAGGAGGGTATTCATCCCAAACTATTTGAGAGATTGATGGCGGTTTCGGAACCGTTGGGTAAGTTTGCAAGCGATAGGAAGATACGACAGGAGTGCGAATATGAAGAAGGGAATTCATCCCCAGAATTATCGGCCCGTGGTCTTTCAGGATGCCTCGGCCAACTTCGCCTTTCTGACTCGGTCGTGCGTCGAGACCGAGGAAACGATTGTTTGGACGGATGGGAAGGAGTATCCTCTCTATCGTTTGGAAATCTCCAGCGCTAGCCATCCGTTTTTCACAGGCAAAATGAAGTTTGTGGATACCACGGGACGAGTGCAGAAATTCCAGGACAAGTACAAGAACGCCCGCTATGCCCGTGGCAAAGGCCCCAGCGAAGGGGAAAAGAGCTAAGAAAGATCAAGTGCTTTTTGCATGTTGGGTCGTGCTGCGGTATCCCGCTAGTGTGTGATGTTCGACCTGCGGCGTAGAAGTTCAGGATAGACGACCAGTCTCAGCAGAATAGGAGTACAAAAAGTCCCTCCGTGGTGGTATGGTCCTTTCACTCAAACGTTCCCATGCCAGTGTAAGGTCAGGCTAACCGATTGATGCACACAGCACTGGATGAGAAACTGGCCCGCTACCGTGAGCTGGAGCAACAGTGGTACGATCCAGCCACAGCAGCAGATCCCGTACGCGCAGCCGCCGTTGCACGAGAGCGCGGCGCGTTGGCTAAAATTGTGGAGCCGTATTTGGAACTGCAAAAGCTGGACGCAGCCATTCAGGAAGCCCAAACCTTGGCTGATCAGGAGGAAGATGCCGAGCTTCGCGCCTTGGCTGAAGAAGAACTGGCTGCTTTGCGGCAACGGCGGGAGAAGATCTGGCAGCGTTTGGAAGAAGAATTGTTGATTGATCCGGCCGAAGATTTCTCGCGAGTGATCATGGAGATTCGCGCCGGCGAAGGAGGCGATGAAGCGGCCCTGTTTGCCGGTGATCTATACGGCATGTACATTCGCTATGCCCGTTCCAAAGGCTGGACCGTTGAGGATATTGCTCACCAGCCGGGGGATGCAGGTGGGTTCAAGGAAGTGATCTTTGCTATCGAAGGGGAGAACGTTTACCGTTATCTGCGGCACGAATCCGGCGGGCATCGGGTGCAAAGGGTTCCGGCTACGGAGACGATGGGTCGGATTCATACCTCCTTAGCCACTGTGGCTGTGCTGCCGGAGCCTGATGAAGTTCAGGTGGTGATCAAGCCCGAGGACATAGAATGGGAACGAATGCGTGCTGGCGGCGCAGGCGGACAACATGTCAACAAAACCGAATCGGCTGTCCGGATCTGGTATAAGAAAGGGACGCCAGAAGAGCTGGAAGTGAAATGCCAGGATGAACGAAGCCAGCACAAAAACTACGAGCGGGCCATGCGCATTTTGCGGACCCGCCTCTTCCAACGCCAGCAGCAGAAACTCCAGCAGGAGCGCGCCGATCTGAGGCGAGTCCAAGTCGGCAGTGGAGAGCGCGGCTCGAAGATCCGCACCTATCACTTCAAGGAAAGTCGCGTGACCGATCACCGTATCGGCTTGACCATTTACAAGCTCGACGAGATACTCGGTGGCAATCTGGACTTGATTATTGAGCCTCTACGCGAACACTGGAAGCGGCAAAAGTTGGCCAGTTTGGGGGCCTGACTTTCTATCTGCTCGGTATCCGCAAGAGGCGGAGTGAAGCCGTATCGAATCGCTTTCCCACTTACAAACGAGCACGACCCATGGCTGATTCCTCGCCATTAGCTCCAGCTTCCTCGTCAACTCCCACGCCGACGACCCCCGGTGAAACAGTCTGGACTATCCAGGCCTTACTGACCTGGACGACTGACTATCTGACCCGCAAGGGGGTGGAATCGCCGCGGACGGAGGCTCAGCTTCTGCTAGCCCATGTTCTGGGCTGCAAACGTGTAGACCTGCTGGTGCGCTACGACGAGGTGCCCGGAGAAAATCACCGCCGTCAATATCGGGAACTGATCCAGCGGCGGGTGGCAGGTTGGCCTACAGCTTATCTCATCGGAAGTCGCGATTTTTATCTGCTGACCTTCGAGGTGACGCCCGCTGTACTGATCCCTCGACCCGATACGGAAACTTTGGTGCTGGAAGCCCTCAAAATCCTCAAGCCGATGAAGGCGCCCCGTGTCTGGGATATCGGTACAGGTTCGGGATGTATCGCGGTGAGTATTGCTCATCAGAAAAAGGATGCGCAGGTCACGGCAAGCGATATTTCGCCGGATGCCCTGGAGGTCGCACAGCGCAATGCACTGCGTCACGGTGTGGCCGAGCGAGTTCGTTTCCTCTGCGGGGATCTGGCGGCGCCAATTCCGCCGGGTGAGGTGTTTGATCTAATTGTGAGTAATCCGCCCTATGTGGCCCAAGGTGAGCTGGCACAACTCGCCCCGGAAGTGCGCGACCATGAACCGCGGATCGCCCTTGATGGAGGAGCCGACGGCTTGGCGTTCTATCGCCGCCTCGCCGGAAGTGTTGCACCGTACCTAGCCCTCGGGGGTTGCATGCTTCTGGAAATTGGTGCCGGACAGGAGAGCGCGGTCCAAAACATCTTCGCTGATTTCCCTCAATGGCAGGTGGGGCCGACCTTCAAAGATATGGCAGGTCATCCGCGGGTGGTGGCTTTCCGCCGACAGGCATGAAAGAAAACATGTTACGGCTCAAATAGGGAGGGTGATTATCCCTTGACAATAGCCG
The Thermogemmata fonticola genome window above contains:
- a CDS encoding DUF1501 domain-containing protein, whose product is MLTILGPKSRYCDGVSRRNFLQIGTLALGGLTLADLYRAEAVSGRRSHKAVIMIYLTGGLAHQDTFDLKPQAPPEVRGEFRPIATKVPGIQICEHLPLLARCMDKFIIVRSLVGQRDEHSSWQSYTGTTMDVARREHRPHFGSVVVRLQGATDPVIPPFVDLSPTMQHKPYNSPGPALLGRAAAAVKVDGEEVRLMKDLTMTVEQLQDRRALLARIDAFRTAQERTGGLPVDTYHERAFDVLTSPKLVQALDVSREPLHVRERYGKGSPRHLGDGGPMWNEQLLMARRLVEAGCRVVTVAYGFWDTHGGNFRYLKQHLPLFDRGISALIEDIYARGLDRDVTICVSTEFGRTPKINKDAGRDHWARVNCALLAGGGMRTGQVIGSTDSAAAEAKDDPIPYPNILATIYRNLGIDPHGMVYDVSNRPTPILPSVYAPIEKVY
- the panB gene encoding 3-methyl-2-oxobutanoate hydroxymethyltransferase codes for the protein MSSPLTSRPVTVPDFRAAKGQGRKLVVVTAYDYTSAYWCDAAGVDAILVGDSLGMVVQGHSTALPVTLGQMIYHTRCVMRGVRQALVIADLPFLSYQISPAQAVRSAGKLLKSSGAQAVKLEGGVRTAPMIRACVQAGIPVMGHVGLTPQSVHQLGGFRVQRDRDALLADAQAIVEAGVFAVVLESIPAALAAEITAAIPVPTIGIGAGSQCDGQVLVFHDLLGLYPDFQPKFVKRYADLGNTIKAAIETFCHDVRSGAFPTPQHSFR
- a CDS encoding thiol-disulfide oxidoreductase DCC family protein, with translation MASSLVTRSETRIEADEGRSHDPAARRAIVLYDGQCPLCRATVRLLQRLDWLRQLHFQDCRRVDEWPPAPVPLSLDRLLEEMHVITPDRRRVYAGYRAFRWIAWRLPLLIPWAPWLYLPGVPWVGQRLYRWVARHRYQLVPCHNGMCQVVPPQSSPPS
- a CDS encoding ATP-binding protein, coding for MTPHLIPAWELPVLDLRRCNACGLCVIVCPTQCLRGSRLGPWLIRPLDCLACAACVVVCPKNALQMVNLSDVEEPLP
- a CDS encoding TIGR03000 domain-containing protein; the protein is MRTHRGFTGLILAGLVLGWAVIFGSTTLTAQGSPSFTPQDKKQEGKTGDKKTEVKKVKSKIIVKVPDEDAELKIEGKLTKPTGLVREFVTPEIEEGKAYIYEFTVIWRPNNYTELTRTKVVNFKGGDLIQVDLSKPDPNNPDKAKVRWVPTPDDIVAEMVKLAGVKKGDVVYEPGPGDGRVLIACVKSGADKAVGIELDPKKAEEARANAKKAGVEDKVEIRVGDALQVKDYGNATVIMLYMGDEFNNLLRPLLEKQLKPGTRIVSHRFTMGDWKPDKTITVMGQDGDEYVLHLWIVKKPQETPPPENKK
- a CDS encoding sigma 54-interacting transcriptional regulator; this encodes MSEPEDTRGGQAGDQGKFAWRAFFQQTTRPLFVLGSSRRIRFVNAAWEELTGQKAEAVRGLVCSRRRHSTALAAALAPTPEALAGRPDRVRRPAPHARPGTQWWDIHFLPLPSAQGLYGWLGSIEVIGEKATGATRKLPAFLAEIRARHADAFRWEGLEGDETRLQLWVSQLRHAAAVEAPLWLVGPAGSGKETTARIVHSYSPRRLAAFVALDCAGLQPYLVEALLFAPGNVLEGGHAGTIYLKSPQLLPRDLQQQIAELAQNLAGSVRWMVGTDRPALELTTAGLILPELATTLAILEIHIPPLSVRWPCLSHWLQSWCARSHVSEEVVELLQAWPWQRGLRELRQVLEQAHLRAQDQPLQREHLPLALRLHAEHAPVVQQPIPLPSLDTILQAVERQLIELALRQCRYNQTAAAERLGIPRNRLLRRIEALGLSVPPETPKS